From a single Deinococcus aerolatus genomic region:
- a CDS encoding molybdopterin oxidoreductase family protein, whose amino-acid sequence MTASVSTRDVLLTCPLDCPDACRLRVTLGRGEDGQERMLKVTGDAAHPYTRGFACAKTVHYPARANHPERPLYPLRRVNPKTDAEPVFERVGWDTALDDIAARLTALLDTRGPQSILRYNYAGTMGLMEGTHVHAFFRALGTPELDETICATAGTEAWALGYGARYAVDPADVRHARLIVLWGINSLSTHSHLTPELTAARKAGARIICVDPYRNRTAAYADTHLKIRPGSDTALALGIMHELFAHGWTDDAYIAEATQGIEELREATREWTPQRTATTTGLSVQDVQDLARAIGTTRPTYIRVGYGMTRHEYGGTNLRAVTLISALTGDWRVPGGGCVLSSSGAFKLNRTQLGAAHLIREDTPHINMNAFSDALKPAAGLGATLIYNCNPAVVAPDSGGVRAGLQRDDLLVVVLEQAMTETARLADYVLPATTFAEHADVYTSYGHHWLGYNPAELEAPGETRPNSWVFQQLARRLGVTEPSVYWSVDDLLEAVLDSGHPYLAGITPERVKAEGSVRLNLPTPFLPYAHGAETPSGRVQLAPAPVHREAQAALNDAYPLRLLTPPAHHFLNSTYGNLPQLNRAEGGEPQLLMHPDDAQAAGLGDGEYAALESEVGRVQRRVRVSEATQPGVVVVEGTWWGLSAPDGQSINTLTAQTLTDLGGGSTFHNTRVRVRPAGAAVS is encoded by the coding sequence ATGACCGCCTCTGTCTCCACACGTGACGTGCTGCTCACCTGCCCGCTGGATTGCCCGGATGCCTGCCGCCTGCGGGTGACGCTCGGGCGCGGCGAGGACGGGCAGGAGCGCATGCTCAAGGTCACGGGAGACGCCGCCCATCCCTACACCCGCGGCTTTGCGTGTGCCAAGACGGTGCATTACCCGGCGCGGGCCAACCATCCGGAGCGGCCCCTGTACCCGCTGCGGCGCGTGAACCCCAAGACCGACGCCGAGCCGGTGTTCGAGCGCGTGGGCTGGGACACGGCGCTTGACGACATTGCGGCCCGCCTGACGGCGCTGCTGGACACCCGCGGCCCGCAGAGCATCCTGCGCTACAACTACGCCGGGACCATGGGCCTGATGGAGGGCACGCACGTCCACGCCTTTTTCCGCGCCCTGGGCACCCCGGAACTGGACGAGACGATCTGCGCCACCGCCGGCACCGAGGCCTGGGCCCTGGGCTACGGCGCACGCTACGCGGTGGACCCGGCGGACGTGCGCCACGCCCGGCTGATCGTGCTGTGGGGCATCAACAGCCTGAGCACCCACAGCCACCTGACGCCCGAGCTGACGGCGGCGCGCAAGGCCGGCGCCCGGATCATCTGCGTGGATCCGTACCGCAACCGCACCGCCGCCTATGCCGACACGCACCTCAAGATCCGGCCCGGCAGCGACACGGCGCTGGCGCTGGGCATCATGCACGAGCTGTTCGCCCACGGCTGGACCGACGACGCCTACATCGCCGAGGCGACCCAGGGCATCGAGGAGCTGCGTGAGGCGACCCGCGAGTGGACGCCGCAGCGCACGGCCACCACGACCGGCCTGAGCGTGCAGGACGTGCAGGACCTTGCCCGCGCCATCGGGACCACCCGGCCCACCTACATCCGGGTGGGCTACGGCATGACCCGCCACGAATACGGCGGAACCAACCTGCGCGCCGTCACCCTGATCTCGGCGCTGACCGGCGACTGGCGCGTGCCGGGGGGCGGCTGCGTCCTGAGCAGCAGCGGGGCCTTCAAGCTCAACCGCACGCAGCTGGGCGCGGCCCATCTGATCCGGGAGGACACGCCGCACATCAACATGAACGCCTTCTCGGACGCCCTGAAGCCCGCCGCCGGGCTGGGCGCCACGCTGATCTACAACTGCAACCCGGCGGTGGTGGCCCCGGATTCGGGCGGTGTGCGTGCCGGCCTGCAGCGCGACGACCTGCTCGTGGTGGTGCTGGAACAGGCCATGACCGAGACAGCCCGGCTGGCCGATTACGTGCTGCCCGCCACGACCTTTGCCGAACACGCCGACGTGTACACAAGTTATGGCCACCACTGGCTGGGTTACAACCCCGCCGAGTTGGAGGCCCCCGGTGAGACGCGGCCCAACTCCTGGGTCTTTCAGCAGCTCGCCCGCCGCCTGGGCGTGACCGAGCCGAGCGTGTACTGGAGCGTAGATGATCTGCTGGAGGCGGTGCTGGACAGTGGCCACCCGTACCTGGCGGGCATCACCCCGGAGCGGGTGAAAGCCGAGGGCAGCGTGCGCCTGAACCTGCCCACGCCTTTTCTGCCGTATGCCCACGGAGCGGAGACCCCCAGCGGCCGGGTGCAGCTGGCGCCCGCGCCGGTGCACCGTGAGGCGCAGGCTGCCCTGAACGACGCCTATCCCCTGCGGCTGCTGACCCCGCCCGCTCACCACTTCCTGAACAGCACCTACGGCAACCTGCCGCAGCTCAACCGCGCCGAGGGCGGCGAACCCCAGCTCCTGATGCATCCCGATGACGCGCAGGCAGCCGGGCTGGGCGACGGAGAATACGCCGCGCTGGAATCCGAAGTGGGCCGGGTGCAGCGCCGCGTGCGGGTGAGCGAGGCAACGCAGCCAGGTGTGGTGGTGGTAGAAGGCACGTGGTGGGGCCTGTCGGCGCCGGACGGCCAGAGTATCAACACCCTGACCGCCCAGACGCTCACGGATCTGGGCGGGGGCAGCACCTTCCACAACACGCGGGTGCGGGTGCGGCCCGCCGGGGCCGCCGTCTCCTGA
- a CDS encoding threonine ammonia-lyase, protein MITLEDVRGAAGRLAPHIHRTPVLSSGSLDRLLSRELLFKSEHLQKTGSFKVRGALNAALQLDGPRGLVTLSSGNHAQGVAFSSRVLGVPCVVVMYEDASETKKAAVRSYGATVVDEGVTRLNGEERVRAIAAERGFHYIHAYDDAQVMAGQGTQALEFTEQTGAPEAVLVAVGGGGMISGIATVIKAVWPGTRVIGVEPAAADDTRRSLLAGRRIRLEAPPRTVADGVQTMMPGALTFPVVQKYVDEVLAVREESILEAQRLMMRHLKQVVEPTAGLTLAPLLEGAELPRRLGLFVCGGNWLP, encoded by the coding sequence GTGATCACACTCGAGGACGTCCGTGGGGCTGCTGGGAGGCTTGCGCCGCATATTCACCGTACGCCGGTTCTGTCTTCTGGATCGCTCGACCGACTATTGAGCCGCGAACTGCTGTTCAAGAGTGAGCACCTGCAGAAGACAGGCAGCTTCAAGGTGCGCGGGGCGCTGAATGCGGCGCTGCAACTCGATGGTCCGCGCGGCCTCGTGACCCTGTCCAGCGGAAACCACGCGCAGGGCGTGGCCTTTTCCTCGCGCGTACTGGGCGTTCCCTGTGTCGTCGTGATGTACGAGGACGCCAGCGAGACGAAGAAGGCGGCGGTGCGTTCCTACGGCGCGACCGTTGTGGACGAGGGCGTGACCCGTCTCAATGGCGAGGAGCGCGTGCGTGCCATCGCCGCCGAGCGGGGTTTTCACTACATCCATGCCTACGATGACGCACAGGTGATGGCCGGGCAGGGAACCCAGGCGCTGGAATTCACCGAGCAGACCGGCGCCCCCGAGGCAGTCCTCGTCGCGGTGGGTGGTGGCGGCATGATCAGCGGTATCGCCACCGTCATCAAGGCGGTGTGGCCGGGCACGCGCGTGATTGGGGTGGAGCCTGCGGCGGCCGACGACACGCGGCGCAGCCTGCTGGCAGGTCGGCGGATCCGGCTGGAGGCGCCGCCCCGCACAGTTGCAGACGGCGTGCAGACCATGATGCCGGGCGCGCTGACCTTTCCCGTGGTGCAGAAGTATGTCGACGAGGTGCTTGCCGTGCGCGAGGAAAGCATTCTGGAGGCGCAGCGCCTGATGATGCGGCACCTTAAGCAGGTCGTGGAACCCACCGCAGGACTGACGCTCGCGCCGCTGCTGGAGGGCGCCGAACTGCCGCGTCGCCTCGGACTCTTCGTGTGCGGCGGCAACTGGCTGCCCTGA
- a CDS encoding RidA family protein, whose amino-acid sequence MSRQSFTPERAPAAAGPYSHAVRIGPFIHTAGQVGVDPETRQAREGVEAQTRQALENVRAALVAAGASMGDVLRVGVYLTRAEDFAAMNAVYREFFDAPYPARSTVYVGLNPGLLVEIDALAVVEA is encoded by the coding sequence ATGTCACGCCAGAGCTTCACCCCGGAACGTGCTCCAGCCGCCGCCGGACCCTACTCGCATGCCGTCCGTATTGGGCCGTTCATTCACACGGCGGGGCAGGTGGGCGTGGACCCGGAAACCCGGCAGGCCCGTGAGGGTGTGGAGGCGCAGACCCGGCAGGCGCTGGAGAACGTGCGTGCCGCCCTCGTGGCCGCTGGGGCCAGCATGGGGGACGTCCTGCGGGTGGGCGTCTACCTCACCCGGGCTGAAGACTTTGCGGCGATGAATGCCGTGTACCGTGAGTTCTTCGATGCACCTTACCCGGCCCGCAGCACCGTGTACGTGGGGCTCAATCCAGGCCTTCTTGTGGAGATTGACGCGCTCGCAGTAGTAGAGGCCTAG
- a CDS encoding sensor domain-containing phosphodiesterase produces MNAFQDLSSIDEKDVDAFEKEELRLAALHQLGILDSLPEPQFDHLVELAARVFDMPMALVSFVDKDRQWFKANHGVPLSETPRSGSFCSVAIAQDGVMVIPDATLNERLRTYPVVVSDPHVRSYAGAPLITADGYKLGTFCILGTEPREFSEKETALLATFAEMAMTELKLRQALTDLSHMAMNDALTGLPNRVYFRQQLTEACRRADVSGEKVVVGLMDLDRFKMINDTFGHLAGDHLLKDVARRLKEATSTSDTVARISGDEFVLLLTDVRSVADIDLVMKRLRDGFADPFLIEGQEVFVHWSLGLSVYPDDALEMDALLKHADAAMYRIKQAGGGHAAFQRQQDQRTTIQMERLTALHRALERDELQLYFQPVVQAESHAVVAHEALLRWVRPTGVVSPLDFIPLAETSGLIVPIGRWVLQQAINALKARRISRVSVNVSALEIRQPDFVEFLQWILTETGVEPRRIWLELTESSMLEPRFAPVLQDLHALGVRTALDDFGNGYSSLMALTSLPIELVKIDRSFTAPIGEVTPSGQRALEVVRGIVALATALGLPTVAEGIETPRQAALLSQVGCTFFQGYLFGRPQPLS; encoded by the coding sequence TTGAACGCCTTTCAAGATTTAAGTTCCATAGACGAAAAAGACGTTGATGCTTTCGAGAAAGAGGAGCTGAGGCTCGCAGCGCTGCACCAGCTAGGCATTCTTGACTCGTTACCAGAGCCACAATTCGATCATCTGGTAGAACTTGCGGCCCGTGTCTTCGACATGCCCATGGCGTTGGTCAGTTTTGTGGACAAAGATCGGCAGTGGTTCAAAGCCAACCATGGTGTTCCGTTGTCCGAAACTCCTCGGAGTGGGTCATTCTGCTCAGTCGCCATCGCCCAGGACGGGGTGATGGTCATCCCGGATGCCACCTTGAATGAGCGGCTTCGAACGTACCCGGTGGTTGTGAGTGATCCTCATGTTCGTAGTTATGCAGGCGCCCCTCTCATCACCGCTGACGGCTACAAACTCGGCACGTTTTGCATTCTTGGCACCGAGCCTCGGGAGTTCAGCGAGAAAGAGACTGCCCTTCTCGCGACTTTTGCCGAAATGGCAATGACCGAGCTGAAACTGCGTCAGGCGCTCACCGATCTCAGTCACATGGCCATGAATGACGCCCTCACCGGCTTGCCCAACCGGGTGTATTTCCGTCAGCAGCTCACTGAAGCCTGCCGGCGTGCCGACGTCTCAGGAGAGAAAGTTGTGGTGGGCTTGATGGATCTTGACCGGTTCAAGATGATCAACGACACCTTCGGGCATCTCGCTGGTGACCATCTCCTTAAAGACGTCGCGCGCCGTTTGAAAGAAGCCACCTCAACCAGTGACACCGTCGCCCGGATCAGCGGAGACGAATTCGTGCTGTTGCTTACCGACGTGCGCTCCGTCGCCGATATCGACCTGGTTATGAAACGGTTACGGGATGGTTTTGCCGATCCATTCCTGATTGAAGGCCAGGAAGTGTTCGTCCACTGGAGTCTCGGCCTGAGCGTGTACCCGGATGACGCTCTGGAAATGGACGCCCTGCTCAAGCACGCCGACGCGGCCATGTACCGGATCAAGCAAGCTGGTGGTGGCCACGCGGCCTTTCAACGGCAACAGGATCAGCGGACCACCATCCAGATGGAACGCCTGACCGCGCTTCATCGGGCACTGGAACGTGATGAGCTGCAGCTGTACTTCCAACCAGTGGTGCAGGCCGAGAGCCACGCTGTCGTGGCGCACGAAGCGCTTCTCCGGTGGGTCCGGCCTACAGGCGTGGTCAGTCCGCTGGACTTCATTCCATTGGCTGAGACCTCCGGACTGATCGTACCGATTGGCCGCTGGGTTCTGCAGCAGGCCATCAATGCGTTGAAAGCGAGGCGTATTAGTCGGGTCTCGGTGAACGTCAGCGCCCTGGAAATCCGGCAACCAGACTTTGTGGAGTTTCTGCAGTGGATCCTCACGGAGACTGGAGTTGAGCCCCGGCGCATCTGGCTGGAACTCACGGAGAGCAGCATGCTGGAACCCCGGTTCGCCCCAGTGCTGCAAGACTTACATGCACTGGGCGTGCGAACAGCTCTGGACGATTTCGGTAATGGTTACAGCAGTCTGATGGCACTGACAAGCCTGCCCATCGAACTGGTCAAGATCGACCGGAGCTTCACCGCACCAATCGGAGAAGTGACGCCCAGTGGACAGAGAGCCTTGGAAGTGGTGCGCGGGATCGTGGCGCTCGCCACAGCGCTTGGACTCCCGACAGTGGCAGAAGGTATTGAGACCCCCAGGCAAGCAGCACTTCTGTCGCAGGTGGGCTGCACTTTCTTTCAGGGCTACCTGTTTGGACGGCCGCAACCCCTTTCCTGA